The following coding sequences are from one Triticum aestivum cultivar Chinese Spring chromosome 5A, IWGSC CS RefSeq v2.1, whole genome shotgun sequence window:
- the LOC123102094 gene encoding nuclear transcription factor Y subunit A-2 isoform X1, whose amino-acid sequence MMRFKNHHEGFAGQQLLAAAAAAGQASGGAPLPWWVGSQLLYGEPMGHGKAPPAVPMSMSPPEDACRDGQFQVVPRAQALLDAVPLPPQPMGERGIPEALKFSMAHGKGGNSSEHSAPITLQSPFTEYNDHFELGLGQSVISSNYYSDQQYGLLSSYGMRSASSGRMLIPLNMPADAPIYVNAKQYEGILRRRRARAKAEKENRLVKARKPYLHESRHLHAMRRARGSGGRFLNTKKETNGKDTGVGSKAMVGNPLMRSAASLSSEIQHSEQGNPSSVSSMSGSEVTSLYDHEDVDHYHNFEHLRTHFFTPLPSIMDGEHGAGNPFKWAAASDGCCNLLKA is encoded by the exons ATGATGAGATTCAAGAACCACCATGAGGGATTCGCGGGGCAgcagctgctcgccgccgccgccgccgcgggccagGCCTCCGGTGGGGCGCCGCTGCCGTGGTGGGTAGGGTCCCAGCTGCTGTACGGCGAGCCGATGGGCCACGGGAAGGCGCCGCCGGCCGTGCCCATGTCCATGTCGCCGCCGGAGGATGCCTGCCGGGACGGCCAGTTCCAGGTCGTGCCGAGGGCCCAGGCGCTGCTGGACGCCgtgccgctgccgccgcagcccaTGGGGGAGAGGGGCATCCCTGAAGCTCTCAAGTTCTCCATGGCTCATG GTAAAGGAGGGAACAGTTCTGAGCACTCTGCACCTATCACTCTGCAGTCACCATTCACAGAATATAATGACCACTTTGAGTTGGGCCTTGGCCAATCTGTG ATTTCCTCCAACTACTACTCTGATCAGCAGTATGGCCTACTTTCTTCTTATGGAATGAGATCAGCG TCTAGTGGGCGTATGCTTATACCACTGAATATGCCTGCTGATGCTCCAATTTATGtgaatgcaaagcaatatgaaggCATCCTCCGTCGCCGCCGTGCTCGCGCCAAGGCAGAGAAGGAGAATAGGTTGGTCAAGGCCAGAAAG CCATATCTTCACGAGTCACGCCATCTTCATGCAATGCGCCGTGCGAGAGGCTCCGGTGGACGCTTCCTCAACACTAAGAAAGAGACCAATGGAAAAGACACTGGTGTTGGGAGCAAGGCGATGGTTGGTAACCCGCTTATGCGGTCAGCTGCATCTCTCAGTTCAGAGATCCAGCACTCTGAGCAGGGAAACCCAAGCAGTGTCTCCAGCATGTCTGGCTCAGAGGTGACAAGCTTGTATGACCATGAAGATGTGGACCACTACCACAACTTTGAGCATCTCCGGACACACTTCTTCACCCCGCTCCCGAGCATCATGGACGGTGAGCATGGGGCCGGCAACCCCTTCAAGTGGGCAGCAGCCTCCGATGGCTGCTGCAACCTCCTCAAAGCATGA
- the LOC123102094 gene encoding uncharacterized protein isoform X2 — translation MMRFKNHHEGFAGQQLLAAAAAAGQASGGAPLPWWVGSQLLYGEPMGHGKAPPAVPMSMSPPEDACRDGQFQVVPRAQALLDAVPLPPQPMGERGIPEALKFSMAHGKGGNSSEHSAPITLQSPFTEYNDHFELGLGQSVISSNYYSDQQYGLLSSYGMRSASSGRMLIPLNMPADAPIYVNAKQYEGILRRRRARAKAEKENRLVKARKVWLTFSNHIFTSHAIFMQCAVREAPVDASSTLRKRPMEKTLVLGARRWLVTRLCGQLHLSVQRSSTLSRETQAVSPACLAQR, via the exons ATGATGAGATTCAAGAACCACCATGAGGGATTCGCGGGGCAgcagctgctcgccgccgccgccgccgcgggccagGCCTCCGGTGGGGCGCCGCTGCCGTGGTGGGTAGGGTCCCAGCTGCTGTACGGCGAGCCGATGGGCCACGGGAAGGCGCCGCCGGCCGTGCCCATGTCCATGTCGCCGCCGGAGGATGCCTGCCGGGACGGCCAGTTCCAGGTCGTGCCGAGGGCCCAGGCGCTGCTGGACGCCgtgccgctgccgccgcagcccaTGGGGGAGAGGGGCATCCCTGAAGCTCTCAAGTTCTCCATGGCTCATG GTAAAGGAGGGAACAGTTCTGAGCACTCTGCACCTATCACTCTGCAGTCACCATTCACAGAATATAATGACCACTTTGAGTTGGGCCTTGGCCAATCTGTG ATTTCCTCCAACTACTACTCTGATCAGCAGTATGGCCTACTTTCTTCTTATGGAATGAGATCAGCG TCTAGTGGGCGTATGCTTATACCACTGAATATGCCTGCTGATGCTCCAATTTATGtgaatgcaaagcaatatgaaggCATCCTCCGTCGCCGCCGTGCTCGCGCCAAGGCAGAGAAGGAGAATAGGTTGGTCAAGGCCAGAAAGGTGTGGCTCACCTTCTCAAA CCATATCTTCACGAGTCACGCCATCTTCATGCAATGCGCCGTGCGAGAGGCTCCGGTGGACGCTTCCTCAACACTAAGAAAGAGACCAATGGAAAAGACACTGGTGTTGGGAGCAAGGCGATGGTTGGTAACCCGCTTATGCGGTCAGCTGCATCTCTCAGTTCAGAGATCCAGCACTCTGAGCAGGGAAACCCAAGCAGTGTCTCCAGCATGTCTGGCTCAGAGGTGA